The sequence actCGTCACCTGTCACCGGTGAACACAAGATTTAATGTACTTTATGAACATCGTGTGATCCCACTTAATCCAAATTTACTGGTTATAAATGTGTGAGACTAGACTTGAGTATCAGTAAAACACCAGCCATGGCCTTCATTCCTATTCTTCTTTGCACCGTGTCGTATCTTTGTCTTGACTCCTTGTCGAACctgtaagctaacgctgttagCAATCACTAAACGATCACTAAACGATATTCTACGTTTACCTGAGAGTCACTAACTTAAAGCAGGGAGTGAGCTGTTGGTTTATCTGATCCTTTTAACCGAACAAGAGCAAAacgaaccaaaaaaaaacctaaatcaaaTCACTAAATTTTATGctccaaaataataataataaaaataaaaaaattaaaggccttgcaatccttgaaggaatgaatatcacctGCTCTGACTAATGACAGCTACTACAGCATCAAAATTTACCTTGATATCTGTGAAACTGTCTGAACTAGCACTATCACTAtcgctaaggtcgattagctgtggcagccatcttgaattaggttgactttaaaagctaatcagctgcagatgtcaaATTAATTGTTTTCGGACCTTTTCAGTACAATCTGCCCCATGGTTCATAACGAATTTTTGCACAGGTACAGGCAAAAAGATTAATGATAGTTACCTGGATAGtaaacataaaatactgtaaCAACTTAAAAGGTCGTGCCTTTGACATGCCTACTTCAAAATCTCTTTATATAGTCCTTTTACAAGGTCTTTGTTCTACTAAAAGCCAGAAAACTGTAAGAAATTTAAACAGTatatagtatttattttttatctttggagCTTAGTTCAAAGAAAGTTTCTTTAGGTGGATGTTGCTGGATTTTTATGAGCACCACTGGTTGAATCCTTTGATAATTACCTGCTCCGGGTCGTACACCATCAGCCGATTTTGGTACTGAGCGGTGTTTGTAACCCCACCTGTAACAGAAGCACAACATCCTGAGCTTTTTCTGTCATGGATACCAGAATAAACACAGATGCAGGAGATTATTTGACTGAAAAAGTGTCTGTCTGCGTGTTTAGTATCCGTGAGAGAGTGTGTTTATCTCCATCCCTGTGTACCTGACACCCAGAGCAGGCTGTCGGCCACGCAGCCAGCGTGGCAGGACAGTGAGCGGTCGAAGGGCTGGACAAACATCCATTTGTTCCTCTTGGGGCAGTAGCGCTCCACAGAGGGCAGCACCTGCCTCAGCTCATTCCTGCCCCCCACTGCATACAGGTACTGACCCAACGCTCCCAGCACAAAGTGTTCTCTGCAGGCCTTCATGGGCGCGATTTCAATCCACCTGTTGCCCCTGGGGTCGTATCTACAGGCAGTCCTCACTGCGCACGTCCTCCCGGTGGCGTGTTCTACCTCCCCGCCGACCACGAACAGAAAGTTCCCCATCACGGCGACACAGTGATGGCTGCGCCCGGTGGGCATGGGCGCCAGCTCGCTCCAGTTCGAGCCGCCCGCCACGCGCACGTGCTCCTGTGCCGACGGGTTGAAGTACCTCAGCTCCCTGACTCGGCTCACCTCCCGCTTCCGCCCGCCGATGATGTAGAGGGTGAGGGACTGGAAGCGGGGCCCGGTGATGGCTGACTGGCGGAGGGGCTGAGCGAAGGTGGCGTGGTGGTAGTCCAGCGCTTCGTCCACCAGAGCCGCGGCGGTGGGACTGGACTGGACCAGAGGGTGGCTGTGGGCGAGGTGGTGTAAGGTGGGCGCGTCCATCAGGCCGTAGCGGACGTGCTGCAGGAGATCCTCTGCGTACTGGTAGCGGCAGTTGTGCTCCAGCCACAGAACAACCAGCTAAAGACAGAACAGACGGACAGTCGTGAAGTTATGTTGCAGTTTAGAAACAGGCTTAAATCTGAATcgttattaaaattaaaagtctatcattccttgaaagaaAGCATATCACTTGCTGCCTTCcctgccagttttaaactagttttatacattttctgtggaaaattGACAAAGCCATTGTGCTCTTTGAAAAACCATTATGCTTGATCTCATACGATACCACAAaatctcagagtatgtgttgtgaatgactcgcagctacaaccacaccaaattttagcacaatagctgtaaaattgactgaattatagccgtttttgaaatttctaaggtgagttggcCGTGGcggtcattttgaattgaacTGGCTCTAAAACatcatcagttgtagaggtgcttccagtgattatttcttgaaagttaaaaaaaaaaataccagtatgtcatgagatattttgctaacagacatacacagttgactccaaatagtgaaaggcaacattttaaacaaaacgtTTTGCAGCTCAGGATATGACCTggtcaatatctgttaaactgactgaattacagtcaTTTATGTGCTTTTGAAGTTtggttgactgtggcagccatcttgaactgggttggctccaaagctcaatcagctgtagatgtactttCAGTGATTACTGCCCGCAAGTTGCgctaaaatttgtccagtggttcatgagatattttgctaacagacagacacatgtaGGTAAAGGCATTATGGTCCGCAGTGGGCAATAGTAAGTTCAGCTCAACACAGCGGTGAGcagagccttttttttcctgcttttattttaaagcaaaaagctCTCTACCATTGTGATTTTCAGACAATCCTTCAGAAGGTGTGAAGAAGGAAGAATCTGGGCAGGACAAGAGGTTGAGAGCACAAAGGAGGACTGAATCATGAAAAGACTGAAAGATCAGAAAACGAAGTATgaagaaaggcagcagaaataACTGGAGGACTgctaatcagatttttttttctctcaacacTCTGTTAGGCTATTACAGTTGGATCAAGGCGAGCTGGCACTGCAGTCATGgctgtcaacacacacacacacacacacatttattaatcAGCAGACTTCAATACACAGACTGTGTATACACAAAGGCCGCCTCCTTTGTTTAATGCAGGTGAACTGGGAAGCAGGGGAAGGCTTTAATTGAACTTGAGTGTGGTGGAAGGTTATTTAGCCGCGACAAGGTGTGAATGTGGGCGAGATGATTGGAGATTACTGATATCAGGAAAACAAAGTGGCTTTAGCACAATCAGTGCAGAGCCCGAGCACTCATTACGGAGgcataaaagcagaaacaggcCCCGGAAAATAATCAGAATGACCaagaataaataagaaaacaatctCACATCTGGAGTGATAACATGAGACTTGATGTGTGATTTACACAAACACTCAGTGCGCGCACCGCTCCAAACaaaaggtgggtttttttttcttgttttctctgccGTCATTTCTCTCTAAattcactcaaaaaaaaaaagtgcggATGTGCTACAAACTCAAAACTGAAGCTTCTGTATTTTGTGACACCTCTTCCTCCCTCTACTCTATCGctgcctcccccctcctcctcctcctcctcgtcgctCTGAAGTGACAGTGTGCGAGCGCATGCTcgctgcagcagctgactgTGAAGGTCACGCTGCATCACACAACTTCCTCAGGGCACGGAATAAATCAACTCCTTTTCCCTCCTTCCCCTCTGCACTGAAAGGGAAAGTGGAAGAGAAAGAGATGAGATGGGCAAAGGGGGGGCGGGGGGCtatagaaagacaaaaaagcaacggctggcaaaaaaaaacgagagagagagaggggggaaaaaacaaaggcagagaaaatgtgatttccACAGCGCAGAAGATTCTGAGCAAACTCTAAGTGAAGATGATTGACGGCTGAGCTGTGGCGCTCCGGTATTGGTGTGCACTCCACCACCCTCGCGGCTCCCACCCCCTTTCGGACGACAGCCCTCGCTTGCCGTTCGCTTCCGTCTGATGCCCAAATTAACCTTCTGAGTGAAGTGAAGGAGGCCCAAAGCAGCCTAATCAGAGGCTGATTATGGCGGCGGCGGCTGGCTAAAGGGTCAGGGTAATTGTGCCATCAGAGGCCTGATTGTTTTCAATCAGACGGGCGGCCGAGTGACAGCTGGGGGATTGGGGGCCCTGATGGAGCCGCGGTGGGCCTAATCAgagaagagagggagagaaaggagtgtgtgtgtgtgtgtgtgtacgggGGGCATGGTTTGTGTGAGTGGATGTGTGCTAGATATATTTCTCAGAGTTCTCAGGTGGANgggggggggggggggctgatTGGTGCAAATGAACAGTCAAAATGGCAAGTCCCCATCCTGCTCTGCCGCCGTACTCCACAATCCAGGCagttcatcacacacacacacacacacgcacacacacacacacacggactgTCTTCTGCACAcaaagttcctttttttaaatcaatcctTTCTTTTATATAAATGGCACATAAAATATATACTGACAAGATACGCTGTTCAAATTAACAAGCAGAGAATTCGGTTGTTTTTGAAGTACGTAACAAAAGGCcggcgttccttgaaggaatgcgtgtCGCCTTTCACGCCATAGTTTTAAACCAGGATCATCTTAGGATCTCAAAGTTCGAATGGGTcgaatcttgaaaataatgcaaTGTCGTGGGACAACGCGCGCAGAGGGTgggttgtgaaggactctcagctactaccacattcagctcagtatctgtaatacTGGCTGGGgctgattagctgcggcggccatcttgagttagataaaagttaatcagttgtagatgtacatctaaaggTTACTTTTCATTCAGTTCCACAAAAATTTGTCTGGTGGGTTATgggctattttgctaacagacaaacagggttcacaccaacagttaatgccaaagttttcagtAAAGATTTTGGACAATGACTGACTCTTGGAGCACATGttggactctcagctacttccacaccaaattttaggacaatatctttaaaactgactgaattgtagccatttttgtgttgcctaaggtcagatggctgtggcagccatcttgaattgagctggttcatcactttctgcaagtttcattaacatttctgCAGTGATTCAGTggtaacacacaaacagacacgtgcaaaaacattattgtccaccttttttttttgataaccATATTTTCAagttaatattttgttaaacaacTTGGTAGGAAACATTACTGCAACATCTgtccttacacacacacacacacacacacacacacagacacacacacacacacaaactccagTATGAGCAGCAACATACCTTCCATATCTCCTCCTCGCTCAGGGAGGTGAGGCGGTCACTTTTCAGCACCTCCCTGAGGAGGCGGTAGGGCAGCTGCTGGGCCTCGTCCTGTCGGCTCTGGCTCAGCTCAGACAGATGTTCCACCAGGAAGCCCACCACGGCCTCCTCTAAGGCGGGCAGGTGGAACAGGTCGGCCACGCGGTACAGCTCCAGGTAGTTCACGCTGCTGAgctcctgcaggaggaaaacGCCGTCAAACAGATTCCGTTCGCTCGTTTTCTATTCTCGTAGCCTGACAGCGCTGAAGCTGGAGATGCTCGGGAAAATGAGGCGAGGCTGCCATCTTCTGGTTGTCCttcaaaacatgcaaacaataaACCGCTGCCTCCATATAAAGTCCcaaacctgttttaaaacaaacaggaagtgggatTTGTATGCTTTTCCCTCATCGTCCTGACGTTTTGTTCCATTTAcgatctatttattttttttactttttgaaaattttatttaaacactataaagtgaacaaacaaacagtaattcacaataaaagctgaggGTTCTTGACGAAAGGTCTGCTTTGTCCTTTTGCAGATTAAACCACTGATATGTTCTCATTTACAAAGCTGACCTTGACCTTTCCTTTTTTCACATCTTCAAACCTACATCCTCCAAAAAACCCATACGAGAGGTTATTCTGTTCTTCTTTCTGACTGCACCATGAGCTCATGCTGCGTTAGGagacaaaaatgattaaatattctGCCCCTTGCTCTTGGAATCAGCTCCAAACCAGCTGAAGGTGAAGAAGCCTGGTGGGAATCGGGATCACGATCTGGCTCctgcaatttttttattgactctATAGCCTAGGTGGAGGTATGCGCTCTTAGAGATCCTCAACatacagtgatgacatcacatgatgatgatgtcatcgtTGATCCGTCCCATTAACATCACAGTGATAATGGATGTTGTATATCCGAGTGCTtccagtttttgttattttgttttattggcatttcatgttttgtgatgtgttgatttttacaggatgtgtgtgtgtgtgtgtgtgtgtgtgtgtctgtgtgatggTTGgtgataggcaccagctccccagcGACCCGGAAatgagaagtgggtaaagaaattagatggatggatgtgtgtgtgtgtgtgttttagggcTGTTTTAAGCTGCTGCCCGTCATGGCTAGAACACTCCTGGAAAAGAGATTTGAaatctgcaagtttcattaacatttctgCAGTGATTCAGTggtaacacacaaacagacacgtgcaaaaacattattgtccacctttttTTTGATAACCATATTTTCAagttaatattttgttaaacaacTTGGTAGGAAACATTACTGCAACATCTGTCCTTAGGGAATTAGGAAATCAGTGCCGATGGTCAGGCCTTCAGAGTTCTGCTAAGAATGGTGGGAGAAAAATTCAGATCTTTTCATAAagttaatgaaatgaaaaaaaaaatgtaccagTGTAAGTAAAACTACTGCATGAGATATCTTACCTAAGCTTAAAGATGGAAGATGTAAAAACATGCTGCGTGTTTGAACTCctaataaacagaaacattagaTAAACTTGAGGGTTGTGACATCATAAGTGGGAGGGTTAAGCACATAAAGTTACTTTTGATACAATAAACTTCCTCTCTGTTATTTGATGTTTAAACACTTGAGCATTTTTTACCAGAATGAAACCGCTGGCGTAGTTTGTATTTGACGGCGTTGTCAACTCAGAGACATCTATGCTCACTCTGAAACACTTTTTCTACAATGAGGCTTTACAACCAACAGGTGGCACTTTAGAGCTGAGGTTACTGTTGTCCTGTAAGAGTTTAATTATtggacaacaaaagaaaacattaaggGATTAGAAAACTCTGGATGggatatattattttaaataaaataatatatgtaATTAGGTGGTAAAGTATGACAATATATGAAATTGAGCAGTTGTTATACAACTGAAAAATGACATAATTTCACAAGGTTTTATAATATATCGTAAAACTACGTATCCGATGTCTGTGTTCTGCAGTAATCTTgacctgatttgtttttatctgcagcagcGTGGACACACACCCAGAGGTCACTGACTTTGCTTCTGCTCCACAGACATCTTAGTGTCATGATGAAAACCCACAGCAGGGTGACCTACTTCTTTAGGAGATCCACACTCGGGCTCCTTacagatgaagaaaaactaGAAATGATGCCGAAGTGACCTTGAGTGTCACATCAGATGTTAACCAGCTCTCCTGAGATCTAAATTCAACCTCAACGGCACTGTGAAATTTATGCTATATGGTAAAAATAACAACTTATGTGGctcatttataatatttatataactttgacatttctgtgcagaaaaatcaaacagacaaactgtgtgggtcacatttaatgattattctGTAAGTGGTTTCCATTAGTCTTTTAGGAACACCACAGAGAATGTGTTATTTCTTGCATCCTTTGTCACACTGACGCTTAAAATGCACGTGTGTGTTCTTGTCTTTGTGGCAACATTCAGAATTCACCAGGACCAGCAGTCCTTATGGAGATCAAACCCCAGTCTGGATGAGGCAGAACAGAATTTCTGGGCaacaatgtgaataaaaaagatatttcagacagtttgaagttctgtggaaagagtCTAAgctattaatatcttacctgctattgatagctctttgaaaatcCAGGCTGTGTTAAATCTCACTGCTGTCTCTTGatcttgcaaataaccataaaatctaaattccatgtaaataatcGTATAATGAGTAAGTGACAGCAGTATGCAGGTTTATAAACtactgtttgcatgaaccaatACAAACTGTTTTGTGATTGGAGCTGTTTAAAGATGATAGCAATCCTCTCTGGTCTCCATGCTTCTCAAACTAGCCGTTTagtcatcagtccagtcagaaattAACTCTAATTCTTcaaactaaggttgttcaaagtgcaatctacaacaggtaagatgttaattgtttgtaaccttgaaccccacttcaaaatgttgaaaatagcCCTTTATATTAGGTTAAGGGCAAGATTAGGAACGAGCAAGTCATTTTTAAGGCTTGGGTTTGCCTCATAGACTGCTCATCGTGAATGGGTGTGtttggccatgtatttgatacattgtggggacaatgtatcaggagaaatgatgtttttgggttaggggttaggtttaggactaaggtgtgaattgagtttaggtttggtttagggttaggtatgtactggtaatggttaggtttagggtaagggttagggttaggctgtagttagggtatagaaatgaatggaagtcaatggaaagtccctgcaaagataggtaggtaggtaggtaggtaggtaggtaggtaggtaggtaggtaggtaggtaggtaggtaggtaggtaggtaggtaggtacatttatttatatagcacttttcagcacgaggcgactcaaagtgctttacaacacagaacaaaattacNNNNNNNNNNNNNNNNNNNNNNNNNNNNNNNNNNNNNNNNNNNNNNNNNNNNNNNNNNNNNNNNNNNNNNNNNNNNNNNNNNNNNNNNNNNNNNNNNNNNNNNNNNNNNNNNNNNNNNNNgtgtgtgtgtgtgtgtgtgtgtgtgtgtgtgtgtgtgtgtgtgtgtgtgtgtgtgtgtgtgtgtgtgaacctgGATGAGGTAGTGCGAGCAGAGGCTGAGGAGCTCCAACAGCTGAAGGTGGCTGCCTGCAGACAGGACGTCCTGGATGACAGCGGGCTCCAGCAGAATCTGCCCACAGCAGATAATCAAAGTCATCAGACTTTCCGTTTCATTGTAGTGGAGCTggagatcattttaaaaacgtCTAATGGTTTATCAAGTTATTAAAAGATGAACTAAATAACTTTGCCACCTGTATATTCAGGGTGACCCTTGAAGTGCCCAAAAATAGAGCAGCAAGAGCAAACTGTAGGAATACATTGTAGAGCTCTGTGTGTACAGATGTTTGGGTACTGTATGAGTCgtaataaacaaaatttacCACCAAatactgcatgtttttgttttttttgccttattATGACGTaccaccaaaggcaaaagggcaatgTCCCACATCCCATATCCGTGTGTGCCTCTGGATGTTTGTTAGCAACTACTGCACagatttattgaaactctcagaaagtaatctacaactaattaactgtTGGGGGGTCatctcagttcaagatggccgccacagctaatcaacattagccagcacTTTGCCAAAATGTCTGTCATTCTAATATTTCCCAAGATCAAAttatcttagttttaaactcattttttatttgtatttttttatgggtttacattttactttgtttgaGAATTAATGTCATTTTCGATCAAAAAAACATATAGTTGTGTAATGTAACCAGTGTAAATGCGCCACAGGATTCTGATGTTATTCTGATTTAATACTCTACTCAGAAAAGCATAATGCCATGGAAACAACGTTTTCTGGTAAACTTCCCTCAAATAAGATCAGATTCAGATAAGGCACTAATCAAATTAAACTACGTGGAATCCGTTCATCTAATTTATTCAGACCTTAATCACACCCTCATGTCCATCTGGAGTTTTCGCTGCATCTTGTGGCACTCATTTCTCAGCGCGTCATGCTCTCGTGTTGGTTTTGTAACCTGATTTTATGGTATCTGTGTTCAGTT is a genomic window of Kryptolebias marmoratus isolate JLee-2015 linkage group LG16, ASM164957v2, whole genome shotgun sequence containing:
- the klhl32 gene encoding kelch-like protein 32 isoform X1 — its product is MRSKEMLTGQRLCHSKSHQDSVLSALNQQRKDGQLCDVTLVAGEQKFHAHKAVLAACSDYFRAMFSLCMVESEADEVTLQGVTSVGLKHALDFAYTGQILLEPAVIQDVLSAGSHLQLLELLSLCSHYLIQELSSVNYLELYRVADLFHLPALEEAVVGFLVEHLSELSQSRQDEAQQLPYRLLREVLKSDRLTSLSEEEIWKLVVLWLEHNCRYQYAEDLLQHVRYGLMDAPTLHHLAHSHPLVQSSPTAAALVDEALDYHHATFAQPLRQSAITGPRFQSLTLYIIGGRKREVSRVRELRYFNPSAQEHVRVAGGSNWSELAPMPTGRSHHCVAVMGNFLFVVGGEVEHATGRTCAVRTACRYDPRGNRWIEIAPMKACREHFVLGALGQYLYAVGGRNELRQVLPSVERYCPKRNKWMFVQPFDRSLSCHAGCVADSLLWVSGGVTNTAQYQNRLMVYDPEQDQWLARSPMLQRRVYHVMAAVRRQLYVLGGNDLDYNNDRILVRHIDSYNMDLDQWTRCSFSLLTGQNESGVAVHDDRIYVVGGYSIWTNEPLACIQVLDLSTEGKEEVFYGPTLPFASNGIATCFLPAPHFTCPNLQTLQVPHHRIGAV
- the klhl32 gene encoding kelch-like protein 32 isoform X3, producing MRSKEMLTGQRLCHSKSHQDSVLSALNQQRKDGQLCDVTLVAGEQKFHAHKAVLAACSDYFRAMFSLCMVESEADEVTLQGVTSVGLKHALDFAYTGQELSSVNYLELYRVADLFHLPALEEAVVGFLVEHLSELSQSRQDEAQQLPYRLLREVLKSDRLTSLSEEEIWKLVVLWLEHNCRYQYAEDLLQHVRYGLMDAPTLHHLAHSHPLVQSSPTAAALVDEALDYHHATFAQPLRQSAITGPRFQSLTLYIIGGRKREVSRVRELRYFNPSAQEHVRVAGGSNWSELAPMPTGRSHHCVAVMGNFLFVVGGEVEHATGRTCAVRTACRYDPRGNRWIEIAPMKACREHFVLGALGQYLYAVGGRNELRQVLPSVERYCPKRNKWMFVQPFDRSLSCHAGCVADSLLWVSGGVTNTAQYQNRLMVYDPEQDQWLARSPMLQRRVYHVMAAVRRQLYVLGGNDLDYNNDRILVRHIDSYNMDLDQWTRCSFSLLTGQNESGVAVHDDRIYVVGGYSIWTNEPLACIQVLDLSTEGKEEVFYGPTLPFASNGIATCFLPAPHFTCPNLQTLQVPHHRIGAV
- the klhl32 gene encoding kelch-like protein 32 isoform X2; its protein translation is MRKEMLTGQRLCHSKSHQDSVLSALNQQRKDGQLCDVTLVAGEQKFHAHKAVLAACSDYFRAMFSLCMVESEADEVTLQGVTSVGLKHALDFAYTGQILLEPAVIQDVLSAGSHLQLLELLSLCSHYLIQELSSVNYLELYRVADLFHLPALEEAVVGFLVEHLSELSQSRQDEAQQLPYRLLREVLKSDRLTSLSEEEIWKLVVLWLEHNCRYQYAEDLLQHVRYGLMDAPTLHHLAHSHPLVQSSPTAAALVDEALDYHHATFAQPLRQSAITGPRFQSLTLYIIGGRKREVSRVRELRYFNPSAQEHVRVAGGSNWSELAPMPTGRSHHCVAVMGNFLFVVGGEVEHATGRTCAVRTACRYDPRGNRWIEIAPMKACREHFVLGALGQYLYAVGGRNELRQVLPSVERYCPKRNKWMFVQPFDRSLSCHAGCVADSLLWVSGGVTNTAQYQNRLMVYDPEQDQWLARSPMLQRRVYHVMAAVRRQLYVLGGNDLDYNNDRILVRHIDSYNMDLDQWTRCSFSLLTGQNESGVAVHDDRIYVVGGYSIWTNEPLACIQVLDLSTEGKEEVFYGPTLPFASNGIATCFLPAPHFTCPNLQTLQVPHHRIGAV